In Zingiber officinale cultivar Zhangliang chromosome 9B, Zo_v1.1, whole genome shotgun sequence, the genomic window ttattattattgCCGGAATTTCTTTTAGCATTTTCTGTAATTCAATTATGCAATAcattttcgaattgctagtggattgcccaacgaaaatactcaacgagtgcgggacttggagtaagagtcgacaaaggctccgaaccaagtaaaatgaatcttgttagcattgttgtcttTTGATTTTTCCGCTGCGCACTCTCGCTAaatttttaatcgctattcacccccccccccccctccccttcaTCTAgcgaattcacgatccaacagaatgTATATTGGGGAAAATATATTAAGAACCCCCTACACATATAGCTTCCCCATGATCATGGGTGACAACATACAAATGATTACAGGCTACAATTTTATCAGAGCAATGCATGGTGGAGTACGCATCGAGGGTAACATTgtaactttttataaaaatcttacTATAATTAATACCTTGCCCTCAGTAACATCTAGAGCAGCCATCGAAGAATTAGAACTTGAAGAAAAGGAATATATCCAGATATGAGAAATTGTTCATTATACGGGTAAATCATCGTCAGAATTCAAGGAAGAATTCCACTCTACATTAGAAGAACTTAAAGAGCAAAGCTTTATTGGTGAAAATCCTCTCTTACACTGGTCTAAGAACCAAGTAGTGTGTCATCTGGATATCAAAAATCTAGACTTTATTATTAAAGATCGACCACTTAAACATTTTACCCCACAACAGAAGGAGGCTTTTTCCAAACATGTCAAAGCATTATTAAATATTGGGGTGATTCATCCGAGCAAAAGTCGTCACAGAACTACTGCTATCATAGTTAATTCTGCCTCAACTATAGATCCAAAAACAAACTGAGAAATCAAGGACAAAGAGCACATGGTTTTCAATTATAAGCACCTTATAAGGATGGCAATGGGTCAGATTTGGGTCCGATTTCATATTCTTCGTACCCATACTCATACCCATTTATTATATTCATCCCCATATCCACCTCCATACCCATTGGGTATTTAACTTTCATCCTCATACCCATCGGATGATCAAGTATCCATACCCTACCCATCATCCTATTACTATCTACAattctcattaaaaaaaaaatgaaatctacTTGGAAGAAGACTTACTACTTGTGATTGTCATTTAGTTGCTATTAGAAATAAGTCTAAATCAATTTATTAATCATCAAATCAGGTACGTACTTCTTCAGGATCACCCAAAGAATCAGCAGCTTTTGGATTGACCTTCGCACAAACAAAGAGTTACGAACTAGAGTTAGCAACCTAACAAGGAAATTTCAAAGGAAACTTTAATAGATCTAAATAAATATAACCTACTTTTCCTACCATATGCTTTAACCAAAAGCAAGCTATTCATAAAAAAATTGGTGAAGAAAAAAGAAACATGCCTTACTAAGATCTTTTTTCCAAAATGATACAATTTCTGATACTTTTCTTGGAAGATATGACCTTACCATTAGTGCAGCTTCTGGAATGTGATATTGCAATTATCATAAAATATGGATCCTTAATAAAAGAAGGCTAACTTTCATAGGACAAAAAAATATGAGATAGAATAGAAAGCAAATTGTCTCATAACTAGCACAACACGAAATTACTTATCTACCAATAATGGAAGGCAATCTTCCATTTTACTTAGCATGAGTAGACAAAGAAATGCAATGTTATTATTTCCTTGTTCTTTTGCAAGAGATGCTAATTTTATTATCCCTTCAGCATCACCAGGGAACGAGTAAAGAAGCAACAATCCACTCAAATCCATATCTTGTGAAAGACATTCCTCAGCCATCTCAACTgcataacaagaaataaaatatgaGTCGATTACTATACTATATCAATTGTCAAAAAGTACTAAGACAAAATGGCATAGGATTTCTCTAGGTCAGCAAGCCATTTTTCAGGCTTGATACATTAAATTTAGAACAAAATAGATGATTATATTTATCAGATATCAAAGTTAAGCAATTAAGTGCATTACGATAGACATTTACCTATCTTTAGGCATCATTTTGTCTAATTCAATAATACAGTCTACGCTGCCATCTGCTAAAACCATGACACCCCATTCCAAATAAAATCACTATGAGAACAAAAAGTGTCAAGTTTTAGTTaatagaaaagattttaaaattttcactaTGAGGAATCCACTAAGCTTGTAGCTTTGTgatcaaaaaaaatatattagaattcaCATTATATcccaaaaaaatataattcaacaaaaacatattaaGCATCTATATGTTACTCCTGATTTAATCATATTTAAACGTCATTCAAAAAGCAAAATAGATCAGTTTCAACTCTGAACTAATCATAACTTTCTTCATCACTTGATATTGTAGTACCCtgcaaaaatataaaataatgaaaaatataaataattgacCCAATAGTATTCAATGTATTGAACTTAAGTCATATTAAAAACTTACCCCATCAACATCAATAGTATCCGAATCATATTTGACTGAAGAGtaatatgcttttgtttcttgtgAACTTGTAGTTGTAAAATTcaatgaaaaaataaatcattATCAGAGATTAAAAAAGAAGAATATTTTCATACAAAAAATAAGGAAAACTAATTTGCAAATTATATTACCTTGTTTCTCATTTGATAACCAACTTTGAACATACATCAATGTTTCTATGGTTTTTGGATGAAGCCTGCTTCGATGAGAACTGACCAATCTACCACTTGTGCTAAATGTAGATTCTGAAGCCACAGTCGATATTGGAATGACAAGTATATCTCGTGCTAGCCTCATCAGAGTGGGATATTTGGTTCTATTGGTCTTCCACCACTCCAATATGTCAAAATCCACATTTCTCGGCAACACTTTATCTTCTAAATAATGACCTAGCTCGGTCTTCATATCAGTATTAATATCACGCTCAAGTGCTATTTCTTTATCAAAACTATCCAAAAAATCATCTATACTTGTATGCAATCTAGTTTCCATTGATCCTTTTTCAACACCAGCATGACCATTGTTATTTGTGTATTCCTCAAGCAAATCATAACACATTTTTTGAATCTTTCTAAGAGGTTCTTTAAAGCCAATCTCTCCCTGTGTTCTTTTGAAACAATACTCCACCAATTTTGACTTATATCTTGGATCTAAAATAGTAGCTATTCCCATAATTCCATGAATATTAGACCAATATTTCTCAAATTTGGAAAGCATTCATTCAACCATAGaagaaataaccttattaggAGATGTGCCCCACTTTAACAATGAAACTTTAATTTCACAAACCTTAGGAAAAAAAGATATTTGTTGTGGGATACTTTCTTCCAGAAAATATTTCAGACACAAAATAAAAAACTTTCAACATTTGAGATACCTCTTCTGCTAACAACCACTCCTCCTCTGTTGGAAAACATTTATAAGATGAGTCACGAAATCTCAGATGAGCAAACACATCTTTAAAAGATATAGCAGTTATGAGCATCAAATATATTGAGTTCCAACGGGTTTTACAATCAAGCACCAATTTTTTAACATTCATATTGTGTACTACTAtccgtgccacatcatcaaacttTTGTTCTCTTTTAGGAGATGCTCTCCAATATGCAACATTTTCACGAATTTTCTCAACACTAGGTGCAATGACATCCAAACCGTCTTGGACAACTAAATTCAAAATATGAGCAGCACAACGCATATGAAATAAAGACCCTCAAAGTGTAGAATGATCAAGTTTATGTAGCACATTGTTTATAAGAGAATCATTAGTGGAGCAATTATCAACAGTAATGGTGGATATATGCCTATCAATATTTCAATCCATCATAGATTTAACTATCACATTAGCAAGGACTTCTGAAGTATGTGGAGAGCGAACATAAACAAACCTAtataatgcaaaaaaaaaaaaaaaaatagtgtacATATTTAAGTATCTGttcaattaaaaacataaaaaaaaaaatgaaaaatagtgCATATTTGAGTGACAAACAGAAAGTATACCTCAAAATGTGACTTTGCAAAGTCCAATTATCATCTATGAAATGAGCTGTCAAAGCCAAAAATCCCTCCCTCTTATTAGATTCAATCCACATGTCGGTGGTTAAAGCAATCCTACCTTTATTACATTCCAACAAGCTCAATACTTTTGTCTTTTCGTAATCATACATATTCAATGTATCACTCTTAATGGTATTGCGACATGGAACCTTGAACAAAGGTTGAAGACTTGCTAAAAGCTTACGAAATCCATGATGCTCCATTATTGTTAATGGATACTCATGTAAAATTATCATTTCAGCAAGCATGCACCTTGAGAATTCTTGGTCAAATTGAAAGCATTTAATAACAAAATCTCCCTTGTTTTTCTCTTTAATTAGTATTTTCTACCTTATATCACTAACAGTTCGTCTTGGATAAATTTTGAAATGCTCACGCAAATGTGTTGTCCCATGTTTACTATTGCCAGAAAGGGGTTTCTCACAGTAATTGCAAATTGCCTTATCCATTCCATTAATTTTCTTTCTTCGAAAATGGTTCCAAACATCAGATGTTAACTTTCGCGTTCCTATTGCACTAGGAGAAGCATCAGCAACAACAGATGTCATATTTGATTGATCTTGTGGAACCTCATTATTTACTTCAGAAATTTGTGGAATATCATGATTTACGTTAGATACTGACACTTTATTTTCTATTGTAGGATCTACTGGGTTCATTTTATAGACCTAAATATGATGTTGTAATGTATgttaaaaatgaaaagaaaagacaaCATAAAGTAAACAATAATACTTTCTCGTTCAAACTACATATAAATGGAATAATCATTAACCTTTCTCATCTTTGGTCTCTTGttttcaaaaaaaatcaaaaaggcaaaatcattttaaaaaaaactttgacagccctaaaccctaaatagtATTCGACGAACCAAGAGTATGAGATGGTTGCTCCTTTTCATCCAAAATAGAGGTGGAGTTGGAAGCAAGGACAAACCTTTTGAGTCGCTTGAACAGTTTAATCCCTGCCTCCGCAGCGTCTTCCTCGTCTCACTTATTCGCTCTCACCCAGAGACGGATTTACCTTAGGCCCGTCCTGGGCTATAGCCtagtctaaatttttttttacatgttAAATCATCCCATTCAAATCACAAAACGtgccaataaaaataaaaaaaaaatattgcatTCATTTACCCGGATCAAATCATGCATGAGAAAGATTTTATATTAATTATCCCTACCTCAATTTGTCAATCagaaatatattatttaaatttaatcatgtatcttattattattattattattattattattattattagttttaTTTTTGGTTTCAGTTATCTTAtgtaattattattaattttaatttaaaacgttactaattttttttataattatatatttttattatgctaatgaaaaattttattttcataaatcctaatatataaataaattaatctttAAGATAatcatatattatatataatccgatcaatttcaattaaatttatcaaaaataattttgaataaatatgaaatataggtaaaaaaatatgagtagaatataaaaaaaaaataagaaaattttaataagtcaaattaattatatatattaaaataaataaatctcaTTGTGTCTAAAATAGAGCGGGTGTCTTTATATtgagaaaaaaatattctaactcAATTCAGCGCATAAAGATAGCATTATTTTAGGCTCTAAtcctattaaaaataaattatattttatagtcTATAATTTGACATccaaaagaatttattttttaattatattttgatatttaaatCATTTTTCCACCCTCAAAGTTTAGCCCAGCCCTTCTCTAATTTCTAGATCCGTCCTTGCTCTCACCCCATCGAGGCTTCGACCGACTTtgagagaaaaagaaatattCGCTTCGACTTCAAAATTCCAGCACAATCGTGCAAGTATGACCTTATAGGGTTTATaactttatatataatataatataaatagaTAGAAGTGTCAACTCTTAAGCACGCTTCGAAATTTTAAcagagattatatatatatatatatatatatatatattataatcgGGTATCGGGTAGGGTATGAGTAGAATTTTGTAACATCCGTCTCCATACCTATACCCGAATATCCGATTATTTAATCAGGTATAAAAATTACCTctataccctcctccattcgggtcggatatcGGATTCTCCGTCGGATTCGGAGGAAATTGTCATTCCTAGTGCCTTAATGATATTACTCATACGGATCAATACAGCCTGCTCAGAATTAATATCATTTTAAAGAAGGTAAGTAATAGCAAAATTTATTCTAAATTCGACCTCAAAAATAGATTTCATCAAATAGCAATACACCTAGAATCTATTGAATGAATTACTTTTTGGGTCCCAGACAACCTATATGAATGACTTGTAATGTCATTTGATTTGAAAAATGCTCTTgtcatttttcaaagaaaaatagaTAATTATTTCAGAGGGATTGAAAACTTCATTACGGTAGATATTGATGATATTCTAGTTTTCTCTCAAAATTCAAAGGAACATTCACAACACTTTAAATTATGCTAAATATATGCCGAATAAATGGTTTAGTTCTAAGCCCAACAAATATGAAGGTGGCAGTAACAGAAATAGAATTCCTTGGGGTTATTCTCGGAGAAAGACATATAAAGTTACAACCCCACATCATTTCAAAGATTGCTAATTTCCAGGAAAAAGAATTATAATCTACAAAGGGGATGCGGTCTTGGTTAGGATTATTAAATTATGTAAGAAACTACATTCCTAACCTGGGCAAAATACTAAGCCCACTATATGCAAAGAAAAGCCCAACAGGAAATAAGCGGATGAATGACCAAGACTGGGCCTTAGTCAGAAACATTAAGGAGACTATTAAGAACCTACCAGATCTTGAAGTACCCCCAGAAGAATATTTTATCTTCCTCAAAGTAGATGGTTGTATGGAGGACCGGGGCGGGATATGCAAATGGAAACTACAAAAGCATGACCCAAGAAGCTCAGAAAAAATATGTGTCTATGCAAGTGGCAAATATAATCCCCCAAAATCCACAATAGACGGAGAAATTTATGTTGTTATGAATTCCCTTGAAGCCCTCAAAATCTACTTCCTAAATAAAAGGGAGTTAATCATTCAAGCAGATTGTCAAACAATCATCAGTTTCTTTGAAAAATCTACAACAAATAAACCCTCCCGAGTCAAATGGCTAGCCTTCACAGATTACATCACTGTAATGGACATAAACATTAGTTTTGAACATATTGAAGGAAATGATAACCAACTTGTTGATGCCCTTTCAAGATTAATTAATTCTCTTATTCTTGCAGAATGGTCGAAACAGGAGACACTAGACAATCTGGGCCTAGTAGCCGTGGCATTGCAAGAAGTAGAGAGGAAGCCCAACAAGGAGGCCCGAGAACAAATGACCCATATATTATCAACATTGACAGGCTCGATGAGCGATAAAAAAACCTCTTGCTCTACCTACGACAGCGAATACGGCAAGGAATACTACTCACCGATCATAACGACATCACATAACATACTTTTCACCCCCTCAATATGAAATTTGAGACTCCATCCCTAGTTgagatataataataataataataataataataataattgaaaacaaaataataattttttctagATATGAATATCTTTTTAGGTCGCCTAAAACATATTCATCTTTAAGTGAAATCAAATAGATTAAAGAAGGAAGGTTTTAGAGCATACGATTCATTGCCTTTGAGATTGTCTCAGTTCCCTTGCAATCTAGGTGGCCTTAGTTGATTCAAATTGTTCATTAGTTGATTGAATCGTAAatgcaaattaaaattttatatacatGACTATTTCTCTTTAATCAACTTAAAGTCTAACTAATCGACTTGAATCTTCATCAGTCAATTCAATTAGATAATCATTGACCTTTTTGTCCAGTGACTTTGTGTTCAATCAGAACTTAAAAATCCTTTTGTCCGATAATTAACTGTCTTCAACTAATCGAATTTGTAGCCAATCGACTCACCTAAAGAAATTTGTATCCTTTATGCTAATTAATGACTCGACTCCAATTAATTTCATTCATCCCAGTTGACTCAAGTTTTGTTATAACAAATCTTATACTATGGATTATAAGTCCCGAGTCGACTCAtggcaatttcaatcaactcaACTTAAATTAGTCGACTAAGCAATTGACTCACGTAATTTCAGTCGAACGAATTGTAATTCAATTGGCTAAgccaaaatataatatttttattcacAAACAAAACATCTATAGTCGATTAGACTATTTGGTTAACTAAGAAAACCTTCACTCAAATAAATCTATTCAACTTCTAGCTTATTTATTAACTTTGACCGAAGAcacctattttttttaaattttttatatgcctaaataaaaaaatatctatcTAATATATGATCAAATAGCATCCACTTATAATCTGCATTTTCAAATCTTCATACCAACTATGCTCATTGCCCTTAAGGCCATCTCCAATGGGAGATTTTTCAAAAGATATGTGAAATAAAAAAGTTagaaaatgttgggtttttcgggccgtgaaaatcgcTTTTCCGTGTCATGGAAACCCGGAAACCCCcggccaccggatctgtgcgaagaaaataaaacaaaatacgagtacgagtttctaaagtctagatctacactagataagagtgttaccctcgatgtgaagtccttcgcaatcccgctcgtcctcggttcgccggatctcgaaagtgtcaaagtagacaattctctatgtgtatccacacaagcaagagatggagaaaaatctctaaggatgtgctagcaaccttagagatcattaatggaggagagggagaacaagaagaaagctagagaggaagaagatgggagttaccataaaaaaatgaaactcacGACATAAAatcaaagtggtcggccactttagtggaggttgtaacctccatgggataccaagagtcacaccCATGAGGTGCCATCTcatttaagtaaccatgatgatgtggagcatcatcattggtccacttcttgccaactcaccaatgaggtggcaaatggtcaagtcaaacttgactcttcatcttcctctcaagtcaagtcaaacttgaccacttctctcccatggttgatcaaatctaatcattggttcaagtcaattttaatttaatgaatctctattcattgaattaaatggattcaatgagtctaagtccaaattagactcatttaacacatgaaccaaattgagtccaactcaattagcataatttggattactcttaatccaatttggttcatcacatgaacataatcctttaggttcatcaaatgaacctaatctccatctaattgccctttgtgtgtgaccctataggttcttataacgttggcaatgctcctaaacctgtaaaataccggaaaaatggcgaatcatgataagggaatttttcaaaatttttcgaaaatttttcggagctcgtatgaacgagtttacggggataaaaacagggccccgggaaggcctgtttaggctaccccaatttaacgaggaaatgttttattttctttttattttccttatttttgttttcttttcttccccGTTTCCTCTCCACGCCCATTTCTTCCCAAAACCGCAGGCGACGGTTCCTTTCTccccttttcttttcctcttcatCATCGAGCACTTCACTCTCCTTTCCCTCTCGAGCCGCACCACCGGTGCCTCCTTCCTCTTGCGTCTCTCGATCGCCACGGCCGACGTCGGCAGACGAGAGCAACGCCAAGCCACCGTCGCCTATGCCCTAGAGCCGGCtacctcccctgtgccctagttcTCCACCGCCGCCGCACCCTCTTTGTCGCCTCTCGACCCGGGCAGCACCGCCGCGCCTTCTGCCCTAACGTCGGCTGCCTCCTCTCTGCCctcttccgattcggaggattgTTTTCGTGCCACCACAACGAACCCTGGGACGATTGCTACAGCCAACGCCACACATGACCTACTAGTGTTGCCTGGTCTTCTCATCCCTCGATTTGCCCTCTAGCGTCGCCAACAAGCATGAGCCACAGCCTCATCGGAGAGGGCAGCAGCTTCGCATAACTCCGGCTGTAATTTGTAGCCAGCACCTTCTTCGACTGAGTGTCAACAAGGGTGTCTCTGGATTGGGGTAAGATGAGTTTTGGAATTATGTTGATTAGATGTCGTTAGATAGGTTATTGTTTGATTTGTGATCCCCACTTAATGATACCAACTTGATCTGATCTATAGGGAAAGATTGCAGCAAGGTTGTGCTGTGAATATTTAATCAAGGATGTGAGGTGAAGTAGGATTTGTTGTGAGGTTGTTACTTGGG contains:
- the LOC122023227 gene encoding zinc finger BED domain-containing protein RICESLEEPER 3-like, whose protein sequence is MEHHGFRKLLASLQPLFKVPCRNTIKSDTLNMYDYEKTKVLSLLECNKGRIALTTDMWIESNKREGFLALTAHFIDDNWTLQSHILRFVYVRSPHTSEVLANVIVKSMMD